The following proteins come from a genomic window of Micromonospora zamorensis:
- the pcrA gene encoding DNA helicase PcrA: MHPLFDIPASPPAPESAPARPDRPRPAAVRLDPQQLLAGLNGPQRDAVSHAGSPLLIVAGAGSGKTRVLTHRIAYLLAARDVHPGEIIAITFTNKAAGEMKERVAALVGPRARLMWVSTFHSACVRILRAEHEHAGLKSTFSIYDADDSRRLMQLVTRELDLDPKRYPARGLAAQVSNLKNELVDPEQFAARATGPNERALAEAYTLYQRRLREAHALDFDDLIMTTVHLLQSHPHVAESYRRRFRHVLVDEYQDTNHAQYTLIKELVSGTDGLEPAELCVVGDADQSIYAFRGATIRNILEFERDFTDARTILLEQNYRSTQTILNAANAVIDRNTSRKPKRLWSEAGAGERIVGYVADTEHAEADWVAREIDRLVDADETRPGDVAVFYRTNAQSRVFEEVFIRVGLPYKVVGGVRFYERKEVRDALAYLRSVVNDDDTVSLRRVLNTPRRGIGDRAEACVEALSSRDRISFGAALRRAREAPGISSRAANGIADFVALLDGARELSETGTPEEVLEALLTRSGYLTELEESLDPQDAGRVDNLQELVSVAREYTERIEALGEEGERATLAGFLEQVALVADADQIPSDDPDHQGVVTLMTLHTAKGLEFPVVFLTGLEDGVFPHLRSLGDTRELEEERRLAYVGITRARQRLYLSRAVTRSAWGQPSYNPPSRFLEELPTELVHWERTEGSYTSWAGGGGGVGGRADRTPGARGNFTGGTPKAAQLAQRLGVDASRLTTASELPQGPKVAAGDRVNHQRYGLGRVLAVEGHGPGARAQIDFGDQTMWLVLRHAPVDKL, from the coding sequence ATGCATCCTCTCTTCGACATTCCCGCGTCCCCGCCTGCGCCGGAGTCCGCGCCGGCCCGCCCGGACCGGCCCCGGCCCGCCGCCGTCCGCCTCGATCCGCAGCAGCTGCTCGCCGGGCTCAACGGGCCGCAGCGCGACGCGGTCAGCCACGCCGGCTCGCCGCTGCTGATCGTGGCCGGCGCCGGGTCCGGCAAGACCCGGGTGCTCACGCACCGGATCGCCTACCTGCTCGCCGCACGGGACGTCCATCCCGGCGAGATCATCGCGATCACCTTCACCAACAAGGCAGCCGGCGAGATGAAGGAGCGCGTCGCCGCGCTCGTCGGTCCGCGGGCGCGCCTGATGTGGGTGTCGACGTTCCACTCCGCGTGTGTCCGGATCCTGCGCGCCGAGCACGAGCACGCCGGCCTCAAGTCGACCTTCTCCATCTACGACGCGGACGACTCCCGGCGACTGATGCAGTTGGTCACCCGCGAGCTGGATCTCGACCCGAAGCGCTACCCGGCGCGGGGGTTGGCCGCCCAGGTCTCCAACCTCAAGAACGAGCTGGTCGACCCGGAGCAGTTCGCCGCACGGGCCACCGGGCCCAACGAGCGGGCGCTGGCCGAGGCGTACACGCTCTATCAGCGCCGGCTGCGCGAGGCGCACGCACTGGACTTCGACGACCTGATCATGACCACGGTGCACCTGCTCCAGTCGCACCCGCACGTCGCGGAGAGCTACCGTCGGCGGTTCCGGCACGTGCTCGTGGACGAATATCAGGACACCAACCATGCCCAGTACACGCTGATCAAGGAGCTGGTCTCCGGCACCGACGGGCTGGAGCCCGCCGAGCTGTGCGTGGTCGGCGACGCGGACCAGTCGATCTACGCGTTCCGCGGTGCGACGATCCGCAACATCCTGGAGTTCGAACGCGACTTCACCGACGCGCGGACGATCCTGTTGGAGCAGAACTACCGCTCCACCCAGACCATCCTCAACGCGGCCAACGCGGTGATCGACCGCAACACCTCCCGCAAGCCGAAGCGGCTGTGGAGCGAGGCCGGTGCTGGCGAGCGGATCGTCGGTTACGTGGCCGACACCGAGCACGCCGAGGCCGACTGGGTGGCCCGGGAGATCGACCGGCTGGTCGACGCCGACGAGACCCGCCCCGGCGATGTCGCGGTCTTCTACCGCACCAACGCCCAGTCCCGTGTGTTCGAAGAGGTGTTCATCCGCGTCGGCCTGCCCTACAAGGTGGTCGGCGGGGTGCGCTTCTACGAGCGCAAGGAGGTCCGCGACGCACTGGCGTACCTGCGTTCGGTGGTCAACGACGACGACACGGTGAGCCTGCGGCGGGTGCTCAACACCCCCCGCCGGGGGATCGGCGACCGCGCCGAGGCGTGCGTCGAGGCGCTCTCCAGTCGGGACCGGATCTCGTTCGGCGCGGCGCTGCGGCGGGCCCGGGAGGCGCCGGGCATCTCCAGCCGGGCGGCCAACGGCATCGCCGACTTCGTGGCGCTGCTCGACGGGGCCCGGGAGCTGTCCGAGACCGGCACCCCGGAAGAGGTGTTGGAGGCACTGCTGACCCGCTCGGGCTACCTCACCGAGCTGGAGGAGAGCCTGGACCCGCAGGACGCCGGCCGGGTGGACAACCTCCAGGAGCTGGTCAGCGTCGCCCGGGAGTACACCGAGCGGATCGAGGCGCTGGGCGAGGAGGGGGAGCGGGCCACCCTGGCCGGTTTCCTGGAGCAGGTGGCGCTGGTCGCCGACGCCGACCAGATCCCCTCCGACGACCCCGACCACCAGGGAGTGGTCACCCTGATGACGCTGCACACCGCCAAGGGTCTGGAATTCCCGGTGGTCTTCCTGACCGGGCTGGAGGACGGCGTCTTCCCGCACCTGCGCTCGCTGGGTGACACCCGTGAGCTGGAGGAGGAGCGCCGGCTGGCGTACGTCGGCATCACCCGCGCCCGGCAGCGGCTCTACCTCTCCCGGGCGGTGACCCGCTCGGCCTGGGGGCAGCCGTCCTACAACCCGCCGTCGCGGTTCCTGGAGGAGCTGCCGACCGAGTTGGTGCACTGGGAGCGCACCGAAGGGTCGTACACCTCGTGGGCCGGCGGGGGCGGCGGCGTCGGAGGCCGCGCGGACCGCACGCCCGGCGCGCGTGGCAACTTCACCGGGGGTACGCCGAAGGCGGCCCAGTTGGCGCAGCGGCTCGGCGTGGACGCCAGCCGGCTGACCACGGCCAGCGAGCTGCCACAGGGGCCCAAGGTGGCGGCCGGGGACCGGGTCAACCACCAGCGGTACGGGCTGGGGCGGGTGCTCGCCGTCGAGGGGCACGGCCCGGGTGCTCGCGCGCAGATCGACTTCGGTGACCAGACCATGTGGCTGGTGCTCCGGCACGCCCCGGTCGACAAGCTCTGA